The Streptomyces aurantiacus genome includes a region encoding these proteins:
- a CDS encoding dienelactone hydrolase family protein, with the protein MSDGPEQSPLGRRAFVASAGAAALLGAAGAGASPAHAAPVAGIVEGNLPDFHPLLKDELRFPLAWGTSPVRDFRAWRRAARATVEEHLFVDRDTTPYAMESGDRSEGDGYTRETVTLSLTRYERVRGALLTPHGTGPFPAVLLLHDHGSRFDIGKEKLIRPWGAGQARLASAQAWADRYFSGRFVGDELARRGYVVLALDALGWGDRGPVTYEQQQALASNFLNLGSSLAGLMAREDVRAARFLAGLDRVDRHRVAALGFSMGAFRAWQAAALSDDLAAAASVCWMTGLKEVMVPGNNILRGQSSYCMLHPGLARHLDFPDVASIAAPRPMLFFHGAQDPLFPAEGVRVAYEKMRAVWRSRHAGERLHTKVWPELGHVFTAPQQDEVLAWLDSVL; encoded by the coding sequence ATGAGCGACGGGCCTGAGCAGTCACCGCTCGGCCGACGGGCGTTCGTGGCGAGCGCGGGGGCGGCGGCTCTGCTCGGCGCGGCGGGGGCCGGCGCGTCCCCGGCACACGCCGCCCCCGTCGCGGGCATCGTGGAGGGCAATCTCCCCGACTTCCACCCCCTCCTCAAGGACGAGCTCCGCTTCCCGCTCGCCTGGGGCACCTCCCCGGTCCGGGACTTCCGGGCCTGGCGGCGGGCGGCCCGCGCGACGGTCGAGGAGCACCTGTTCGTCGACCGGGACACCACTCCCTACGCCATGGAGTCCGGCGACCGCTCCGAGGGCGACGGATACACGCGGGAGACGGTGACCCTCTCCCTCACCCGGTACGAGCGTGTCCGCGGCGCCCTGCTCACCCCGCACGGCACCGGGCCCTTCCCGGCCGTCCTGCTGCTGCACGACCACGGTTCCAGGTTCGACATCGGGAAGGAGAAGCTGATCAGGCCCTGGGGCGCCGGGCAGGCACGGCTCGCGTCCGCGCAGGCCTGGGCCGACCGGTATTTCAGCGGACGGTTCGTCGGTGACGAGCTGGCCCGGCGCGGATACGTGGTCCTCGCCCTCGACGCCCTCGGCTGGGGCGACCGAGGGCCGGTCACCTACGAGCAACAGCAGGCCCTGGCAAGCAACTTCCTCAACCTGGGTTCGTCGCTCGCCGGACTCATGGCCCGCGAGGACGTGCGCGCCGCCCGCTTCCTGGCCGGCCTCGACCGGGTGGACCGGCACCGGGTCGCGGCCCTCGGTTTCTCCATGGGCGCCTTCCGCGCCTGGCAGGCGGCCGCCCTCAGCGACGACCTCGCGGCCGCGGCGAGCGTGTGCTGGATGACCGGGCTGAAGGAGGTCATGGTGCCCGGAAACAACATCCTGCGCGGCCAGTCCTCCTACTGCATGCTCCATCCCGGGCTCGCCCGGCACCTCGACTTCCCCGACGTGGCGAGCATCGCCGCACCCAGGCCGATGCTCTTCTTCCACGGCGCCCAGGACCCCCTGTTCCCCGCGGAGGGCGTCCGGGTCGCGTACGAGAAGATGCGCGCCGTCTGGCGCTCACGTCATGCCGGGGAGCGGCTGCACACCAAGGTCTGGCCCGAGCTGGGCCATGTGTTCACCGCGCCTCAGCAGGACGAGGTCCTCGCATGGCTCGACTCCGTCCTGTGA
- a CDS encoding pectate lyase family protein: protein MRSRMWHAHAITSVVGCTALVLTATGTVAHAQGRDLGRETLAAGDGWGSEGAGTTGGSAADSSQVYTVTTWAEFKAALKAGGNAPKIIKVKGMIDAVSEGCEAFTTGGYDLQQYLKDYDPAVWGNDVVASGPQEDARVASAANQDSAIKAAIPSNTTIVGVGKKSGILGGSLQIKGVSNVILRNLTIEAPLDCFPKWDPTDDNKTGNWNSEYDAVVVFGTDHVWIDHNTFTDGRYPDSERPSYFGKVFQQHDGLTDIVRGANHVTVSWNRFQDHDKNMLIGNSDSTATTDAGKLKVTMHHNRFDGILQRSPRVRFGQVDVYNNHYVVGEEQKDDYYIFGVGISSQLYASDNAISLPAGASVGKVLKKWNEAPLTAENNYVNGKRTDLIAVHNAEIPGETLQSGAGWKPTLRTKVDSPRAVPGIVNSRAGAGKVC from the coding sequence ATGCGTTCTCGTATGTGGCATGCCCATGCCATTACATCCGTCGTCGGATGCACCGCTCTCGTCCTCACCGCGACCGGGACCGTCGCCCATGCCCAGGGCCGGGACCTCGGGCGGGAGACCCTCGCCGCCGGTGACGGCTGGGGGTCCGAGGGGGCCGGTACCACCGGTGGCTCGGCCGCCGACTCCTCGCAGGTCTACACCGTCACCACCTGGGCGGAGTTCAAGGCCGCGCTGAAGGCCGGCGGGAACGCGCCGAAGATCATCAAGGTGAAGGGGATGATCGACGCCGTCTCGGAGGGCTGTGAGGCCTTCACCACCGGCGGGTACGACCTCCAGCAGTACCTGAAGGACTACGACCCGGCCGTCTGGGGCAACGACGTGGTCGCCAGCGGCCCGCAGGAGGACGCGCGGGTCGCGTCCGCCGCCAACCAGGACTCGGCGATCAAGGCGGCGATCCCGAGCAACACCACCATCGTCGGCGTCGGCAAGAAGTCCGGCATCCTCGGCGGCAGCCTCCAGATCAAGGGCGTCTCGAACGTCATCCTGCGCAACCTCACCATCGAGGCCCCGCTCGACTGCTTCCCGAAGTGGGACCCGACCGACGACAACAAGACCGGCAACTGGAACTCCGAGTACGACGCCGTGGTCGTCTTCGGCACCGACCACGTGTGGATCGACCACAACACGTTCACCGACGGGCGCTACCCCGACAGCGAGCGGCCGAGCTACTTCGGCAAGGTGTTCCAGCAGCACGACGGGCTGACGGACATCGTGCGCGGCGCCAACCACGTCACCGTGTCCTGGAACCGCTTCCAGGACCACGACAAGAACATGCTCATCGGGAACAGCGACAGCACCGCCACGACCGACGCGGGCAAGCTCAAGGTCACCATGCACCACAACCGCTTCGACGGGATCCTGCAGCGCTCTCCGCGGGTGCGGTTCGGACAGGTCGACGTCTACAACAACCACTACGTGGTCGGCGAGGAGCAGAAGGACGACTACTACATCTTCGGCGTCGGCATCTCCTCGCAGCTGTACGCCAGCGACAACGCGATCTCGCTGCCGGCCGGAGCCTCTGTCGGCAAGGTCCTCAAGAAGTGGAACGAGGCGCCGCTGACCGCCGAGAACAACTACGTCAACGGAAAGCGCACCGACCTCATCGCCGTGCACAACGCCGAGATCCCCGGCGAGACCCTCCAGTCGGGTGCCGGGTGGAAGCCCACCCTCCGGACGAAGGTCGACTCGCCGCGGGCCGTGCCGGGCATCGTCAACAGCCGCGCCGGCGCCGGAAAGGTCTGCTGA
- a CDS encoding rhamnogalacturonan acetylesterase — MSLTRRQVTTAALAAVPLAVAATGPAVAAPHGRPRGRTLFIAGDSTAAQKYADAAPETGWGMALPFFLQERLTVANHAVNGRSSKSFIDEGRLDAVLAAVRPGDLLLVQFGHNDSKTADPTRYTEPWTTYQDYLRQYVDGARARGARPVLATSVERRKFDAAGNAVGTHGEYPAAMKALAEEEGVALLDIQALSIALWQKLGVEETKKYFNWTATEQDNTHFNPPGAIAVARLVAGELSRRRVLAPRDVRRLDREIPESWITWPES, encoded by the coding sequence GTCGCCGCTCCGCACGGACGGCCACGTGGGCGCACTCTCTTCATCGCCGGTGACTCCACCGCCGCCCAGAAGTACGCCGACGCCGCGCCCGAGACGGGCTGGGGCATGGCGCTTCCGTTCTTCCTGCAGGAGCGGCTGACCGTCGCCAACCACGCCGTGAACGGCCGGAGTTCGAAGAGCTTCATCGACGAGGGGCGTCTCGACGCCGTCCTCGCGGCCGTCCGGCCCGGCGACCTCCTGCTCGTCCAGTTCGGGCACAACGACTCCAAGACCGCCGATCCCACGCGGTACACCGAGCCGTGGACCACGTACCAGGACTACCTCCGTCAGTACGTCGACGGGGCGCGGGCGCGTGGTGCGCGGCCCGTGCTCGCCACGTCCGTGGAGCGGCGGAAGTTCGACGCCGCCGGGAACGCCGTGGGTACCCACGGCGAGTATCCCGCCGCGATGAAGGCCCTCGCCGAGGAGGAGGGGGTGGCGTTGCTCGACATCCAGGCCCTGTCGATCGCGTTGTGGCAGAAGCTCGGTGTGGAGGAGACGAAGAAGTACTTCAACTGGACCGCCACCGAGCAGGACAACACGCACTTCAACCCGCCGGGGGCCATCGCGGTGGCCCGGCTGGTGGCGGGGGAGCTGTCGCGTCGCCGGGTGCTCGCGCCACGGGACGTGCGGCGCCTGGACCGCGAGATTCCCGAGTCCTGGATCACCTGGCCCGAGTCCTAG
- a CDS encoding pectinesterase family protein, whose amino-acid sequence MTLPAHVSRRSFVVASVGAALALGASSQAHAQGRSPFGRYGSPSARLDERTLYVHPAGLGDHTSVQAAVNAASGEGYTLVLAPGTYRETVAVSAARKEMTWIGASGRARDVVIVYDNAAGTPKPGGGTHGTTGSATTTVQADGFTARDITFSNDWLRADHPGISGTQAVAIKVQGDRSAFLHCRFLGHQDTLYADSMALGTFARQYFAHCYAEGDVDFVFGRATAVFEDCHFHTLKRTDLTGAPYGFVFAPSTAGANPRGYLVTGGRVTSEAPDAYYKLARPWVPSSDPTARPMLTVRETRLGGGIDAVQPYTDMAAGHPWQNQRFAEYRNSGPGAAITVPANRPQLTHAEARSHTRRTHLGDWAPWQGC is encoded by the coding sequence ATGACCCTGCCGGCACACGTCAGCAGACGGTCCTTCGTCGTCGCGAGCGTCGGGGCCGCACTCGCGCTGGGCGCCTCCTCCCAGGCCCACGCGCAGGGGCGCTCCCCCTTCGGGCGGTACGGCTCCCCGTCGGCCCGCCTCGACGAGCGGACCCTGTACGTCCACCCCGCGGGCCTCGGCGACCACACCAGCGTCCAGGCCGCCGTGAACGCCGCGAGCGGGGAGGGGTACACCCTGGTCCTCGCCCCGGGCACGTACCGCGAGACCGTCGCCGTCAGCGCCGCCCGCAAGGAGATGACCTGGATCGGGGCCTCCGGCCGGGCGCGCGACGTCGTGATCGTGTACGACAACGCGGCCGGCACCCCGAAGCCCGGCGGCGGCACCCACGGCACGACCGGCTCGGCCACCACGACCGTGCAGGCCGACGGGTTCACCGCCCGGGACATCACCTTCTCCAACGACTGGCTGCGTGCCGACCATCCCGGGATCAGCGGCACGCAGGCCGTCGCCATCAAGGTGCAGGGCGACCGGTCGGCGTTCCTCCACTGCCGGTTCCTGGGACACCAGGACACGCTGTACGCCGACTCCATGGCCCTGGGCACCTTCGCCCGCCAGTACTTCGCGCACTGCTACGCCGAAGGGGACGTGGACTTCGTGTTCGGGCGGGCCACCGCCGTGTTCGAGGACTGCCACTTCCACACCCTGAAGCGGACCGACCTCACCGGGGCCCCGTACGGCTTCGTCTTCGCGCCCTCGACCGCGGGCGCCAATCCGCGCGGCTATCTGGTGACCGGCGGCCGGGTCACCAGTGAGGCGCCGGACGCCTACTACAAACTGGCCCGCCCCTGGGTGCCCAGTTCCGACCCCACCGCGCGGCCCATGCTGACCGTGCGCGAGACCCGCCTCGGCGGAGGGATCGACGCGGTGCAGCCGTACACCGACATGGCGGCGGGACACCCGTGGCAGAACCAGCGGTTCGCCGAGTACCGCAACAGCGGGCCGGGCGCCGCGATCACCGTTCCCGCGAACCGGCCCCAGCTCACGCACGCCGAGGCCCGCTCCCACACCCGCCGGACACACCTCGGCGACTGGGCCCCCTGGCAGGGGTGCTGA
- a CDS encoding pectinesterase family protein yields the protein MRRRTLLTGIAGTVGALAAGGASPAAADPRRRVLHVRPGDSVQAAVDAADGPGRTIVVHPGTYREVVNIPASTRDLTLLGAGRDPRDTVIVHDNANGTQKPDGSGTYGTAGSATFTCAAPGLTVCGLTIANDWLRADHPEITGTQAVAAYVTGDRSHFERVRFLGHQDTLFADTTALDAFDRQYYRDCHVEGDVDFVFGRARAVFERCHLHTLDRDVDFKPEGMVFAPATARANPYGFLAVRCRITSGAEDGAYKIARPWVPSYETTAWPSLVVRDSRLGPGIDAVAPYTDMRAAHPWQTMRFREYANSGPGAVTSVPENRPKLTPAEAASHTRGTYLGDWRPYERRA from the coding sequence ATGCGCCGGCGCACCCTGCTCACCGGGATCGCCGGGACCGTGGGCGCTCTGGCGGCCGGCGGCGCGTCCCCGGCCGCCGCGGACCCGCGCCGCCGTGTGCTGCACGTGCGCCCCGGCGACTCGGTCCAGGCGGCCGTCGACGCGGCCGACGGTCCGGGCCGGACGATCGTCGTGCACCCCGGGACCTACCGCGAGGTCGTCAACATCCCCGCGAGCACGAGGGACTTGACGCTCCTGGGCGCCGGCCGTGACCCGCGGGACACGGTCATCGTCCACGACAACGCCAACGGGACGCAGAAGCCGGACGGCTCCGGCACCTACGGCACCGCGGGCTCCGCGACCTTCACCTGCGCGGCGCCCGGTCTGACCGTGTGCGGTCTGACGATCGCCAACGACTGGCTGCGCGCCGACCACCCGGAGATCACGGGCACCCAGGCGGTGGCCGCGTACGTCACCGGGGACAGGTCGCACTTCGAGCGGGTCCGCTTCCTGGGCCACCAGGACACGCTGTTCGCGGACACCACCGCGCTCGACGCCTTCGACCGGCAGTACTACCGGGACTGCCATGTCGAGGGTGACGTGGACTTCGTGTTCGGCCGGGCGAGGGCGGTCTTCGAGCGGTGCCACCTCCACACGCTGGACCGGGACGTCGACTTCAAGCCCGAGGGCATGGTGTTCGCCCCGGCCACGGCCCGCGCGAATCCGTACGGCTTCCTCGCCGTGCGGTGCCGGATCACCTCCGGTGCCGAGGACGGCGCGTACAAGATCGCCCGGCCGTGGGTGCCCTCCTACGAGACGACCGCCTGGCCGTCGCTCGTGGTGCGCGACAGCCGGCTGGGGCCGGGCATCGACGCGGTGGCGCCGTACACCGACATGCGCGCGGCCCATCCCTGGCAGACCATGCGTTTTCGGGAGTACGCCAACTCCGGTCCGGGCGCGGTGACATCGGTACCGGAGAACCGGCCGAAACTCACGCCCGCCGAAGCCGCCTCGCACACCCGCGGGACGTACCTCGGCGACTGGAGGCCGTATGAGCGACGGGCCTGA